Proteins encoded by one window of Conger conger chromosome 1, fConCon1.1, whole genome shotgun sequence:
- the cd4-1 gene encoding CD4-1 molecule isoform X1 has product MKLCSMKIVIWITTTIFSTQTEARVVIYGQLGDTVMLPNEQRSREVRWTREPGRRALLTMLSNSVPSIDPEMIGRVSLSGYSLVLKDLKLEDFTVFKCHLSNYESKEYQLYQIKVSAVSATVLATQDLSLSCTVPKSDVSTIISWSDPQDQKAEGSRFRLGEHTLTVLNVSARDHGKWTCIVTYGTSKATATLFATVVDISPSPPQPLYTSLSSSSPSLLLPCSLHTRFDSSTLGSVGLKAGHWSFAPFPWDAAPEGPQKLLDLSLGPRLRWVTPSGQRLNGTALETDADRTNLSISRKVEEGGGLYTCTLEFNSGVTLSRTLRVEVLRIVSSPGNPALEGQGLNLTCTLGPSSLLRGLELKWSVPRQSSLSPLPASPHRPLQGIPRVSEKDKGIWKCDLLKDDKVLATATLNLRTERVPVDAWLVVSVCGAAVVLFLLLALVFLCVRRHRQQKMFMRRRRKTKYCRCKHPQVKGFYRS; this is encoded by the exons ATGAAATTATGTTCCATGAAAATTGTCATTTGGATAACTACGACCATCTTCTCAACCC AGACTGAGGCCAGGGTGGTGATATATGGTCAGTTGGGGGACACCGTCATGCTGCCCAATGAACAGCGGAGCAGGGAGGTCCGTTGGACCAGAGAGCCTGGACGCAGGGCTCTACTTACAATGCTCTCCAATAGTGTACCATCaatag ACCCAGAGATGATTGGCAGAGTGTCACTCTCCGGCTACTCTCTCGTCTTAAAGGACCTGAAACTTGAAGATTTCACCGTCTTCAAGTGTCACCTAAGCAACTACGAATCAAAAGAGTACCAACTGTATCAGATCAAAG tCAGTGCCGTTTCTGCCACTGTCCTGGCCACGCAGGATCTCTCTCTGAGCTGCACGGTACCAAAAAGTGACGTTTCAACAATAATAAGCTGGAGTGACCCCCAGGACCAAAAGGCCGAGGGCTCCAGATTCCGCCTCGGGGAGCACACTCTGACAGTGCTCAATGTCTCAGCGCGAGATCACGGGAAGTGGACCTGCATAGTCACCTACGGTACTAGCAAGGCCACGGCCACTCTGTTCGCCACTGTAGTAG acatctctccctctccacctcagcccCTCTACACCTCCTTGAGCTCCTCCTCGCCttccctgctcctcccctgcTCCCTGCACACGAGGTTTGACTCCTCCACTCTCGGGAGCGTTGGGCTGAAAGCGGGCCACTGGAGCTTCGCCCCGTTCCCGTGGGACGCGGCCCCGGAGGGCCCTCAGAAGCTCCTGGACCTCTCGCTGGGGCCCCGGCTGCGCTGGGTGACCCCGAGCGGGCAGAGGCTGAACGGCACGGCCCTGGAGACGGACGCCGACCGCACCAACCTCTCCATCAGCAGgaaggtggaggagggagggggcctCTACACCTGCACGCTGGAGTTCAACAGCGGCGTGACGCTGAGCCGGACTCTGCGGGTGGAGGTCCTGAGAA ttgtGTCCTCTCCTGGTAACCCTGCCCTGGAGGGCCAGGGGCTCAACCTCACCTGCACCCTGGGCCCCTCTTCGCTGCTCAGGGGCCTTGAACTGAAGTGGAGCGTCCCTCGACAATCCAgcctctccccgctccccgccTCCCCCCACCGGCCCCTCCAGGGCATCCCACGCGTGAGCGAGAAGGACAAGGGCATCTGGAAGTGTGACCTGCTGAAGGACGACAAAGTGCTGGCCACCGCCACACTGAACCTGAGAacgg AGAGGGTCCCTGTGGACGCGTGGCTGGTGGTGTCCGTCTGCGGGGCGGCCGTggtgctcttcctcctcctggccCTCGTCTTCCTCTGCGTCCGGAGGCACAGACAG CAGAAGATGTTCATGAGAAGACGACGCAAGACCAAATACTGCCGCTGCAAACA tCCTCAAGTAAAAGGTTTCTATCGGAGCTGA
- the cd4-1 gene encoding CD4-1 molecule isoform X2, giving the protein MKLCSMKIVIWITTTIFSTQTEARVVIYGQLGDTVMLPNEQRSREVRWTREPGRRALLTMLSNSVPSIDPEMIGRVSLSGYSLVLKDLKLEDFTVFKCHLSNYESKEYQLYQIKVSAVSATVLATQDLSLSCTVPKSDVSTIISWSDPQDQKAEGSRFRLGEHTLTVLNVSARDHGKWTCIVTYGTSKATATLFATVVDISPSPPQPLYTSLSSSSPSLLLPCSLHTRFDSSTLGSVGLKAGHWSFAPFPWDAAPEGPQKLLDLSLGPRLRWVTPSGQRLNGTALETDADRTNLSISRKVEEGGGLYTCTLEFNSGVTLSRTLRVEVLRIVSSPGNPALEGQGLNLTCTLGPSSLLRGLELKWSVPRQSSLSPLPASPHRPLQGIPRVSEKDKGIWKCDLLKDDKVLATATLNLRTERVPVDAWLVVSVCGAAVVLFLLLALVFLCVRRHRQKMFMRRRRKTKYCRCKHPQVKGFYRS; this is encoded by the exons ATGAAATTATGTTCCATGAAAATTGTCATTTGGATAACTACGACCATCTTCTCAACCC AGACTGAGGCCAGGGTGGTGATATATGGTCAGTTGGGGGACACCGTCATGCTGCCCAATGAACAGCGGAGCAGGGAGGTCCGTTGGACCAGAGAGCCTGGACGCAGGGCTCTACTTACAATGCTCTCCAATAGTGTACCATCaatag ACCCAGAGATGATTGGCAGAGTGTCACTCTCCGGCTACTCTCTCGTCTTAAAGGACCTGAAACTTGAAGATTTCACCGTCTTCAAGTGTCACCTAAGCAACTACGAATCAAAAGAGTACCAACTGTATCAGATCAAAG tCAGTGCCGTTTCTGCCACTGTCCTGGCCACGCAGGATCTCTCTCTGAGCTGCACGGTACCAAAAAGTGACGTTTCAACAATAATAAGCTGGAGTGACCCCCAGGACCAAAAGGCCGAGGGCTCCAGATTCCGCCTCGGGGAGCACACTCTGACAGTGCTCAATGTCTCAGCGCGAGATCACGGGAAGTGGACCTGCATAGTCACCTACGGTACTAGCAAGGCCACGGCCACTCTGTTCGCCACTGTAGTAG acatctctccctctccacctcagcccCTCTACACCTCCTTGAGCTCCTCCTCGCCttccctgctcctcccctgcTCCCTGCACACGAGGTTTGACTCCTCCACTCTCGGGAGCGTTGGGCTGAAAGCGGGCCACTGGAGCTTCGCCCCGTTCCCGTGGGACGCGGCCCCGGAGGGCCCTCAGAAGCTCCTGGACCTCTCGCTGGGGCCCCGGCTGCGCTGGGTGACCCCGAGCGGGCAGAGGCTGAACGGCACGGCCCTGGAGACGGACGCCGACCGCACCAACCTCTCCATCAGCAGgaaggtggaggagggagggggcctCTACACCTGCACGCTGGAGTTCAACAGCGGCGTGACGCTGAGCCGGACTCTGCGGGTGGAGGTCCTGAGAA ttgtGTCCTCTCCTGGTAACCCTGCCCTGGAGGGCCAGGGGCTCAACCTCACCTGCACCCTGGGCCCCTCTTCGCTGCTCAGGGGCCTTGAACTGAAGTGGAGCGTCCCTCGACAATCCAgcctctccccgctccccgccTCCCCCCACCGGCCCCTCCAGGGCATCCCACGCGTGAGCGAGAAGGACAAGGGCATCTGGAAGTGTGACCTGCTGAAGGACGACAAAGTGCTGGCCACCGCCACACTGAACCTGAGAacgg AGAGGGTCCCTGTGGACGCGTGGCTGGTGGTGTCCGTCTGCGGGGCGGCCGTggtgctcttcctcctcctggccCTCGTCTTCCTCTGCGTCCGGAGGCACAGACAG AAGATGTTCATGAGAAGACGACGCAAGACCAAATACTGCCGCTGCAAACA tCCTCAAGTAAAAGGTTTCTATCGGAGCTGA